A genome region from Heptranchias perlo isolate sHepPer1 chromosome 32, sHepPer1.hap1, whole genome shotgun sequence includes the following:
- the LOC137300849 gene encoding E3 ubiquitin-protein ligase RNF186-like: MDKVVVGNASASELDCPICFNKYESFIRKPKLLACQHCFCAICLKIMVSNKDGSWVVSCPLCRRSTLVMEALISNLPDNPSLMEVLSRRMSAFPESVPEVVLSPHLLMLTHASPVTLPAEVNDSNLQPANEDEHFRNRATASAIRRFLLTMIFFLIFMFGLQYFFKNPALIWILIILAVLCGLTGLLLLYFTCQSNRSRLCSTSCSCLQFSNQPSLNL, from the coding sequence ATGGACAAAGTGGTTGTTGGAAATGCCTCGGCCTCAGAGCTCGACTGTCCAATTTGCTTTAACAAGTATGAATCTTTCATTCGAAAGCCCAAGCTCCTGGCTTGCCAGCACTGTTTCTGCGCGATCTGCCTGAAGATCATGGTGTCAAACAAGGATGGCTCCTGGGTGGTCTCTTGTCCTCTCTGCAGACGCTCCACTCTGGTGATGGAAGCGTTGATCAGCAATCTCCCGGACAATCCAAGCCTGATGGAGGTCCTGTCCAGAAGGATGTCCGCCTTCCCTGAATCTGTGCCCGAGGTGGTGCTGTCTCCACACCTGCTGATGCTGACCCACGCCAGTCCTGTCACTCTCCCCGCCGAAGTCAACGACTCCAATCTTCAACCAGCCAACGAGGACGAACACTTCAGGAATCGGGCAACGGCGTCGGCCATCAGACGCTTTCTACTGACCATGATCTTCTTCTTGATCTTTATGTTTGGACTGCAGTATTTCTTCAAAAACCCCGCTCTGATCTGGATTCTGATTATCCTCGCTGTGCTGTGTGGATTGACAggactgctccttctctacttcactTGTCAGAGCAACAGGAGCAGACTGTGCAGCACAAGCTGCAGCTGCCTGCAGTTCTCAAACCAACCATCTCTGAACCTCTAA